From Deltaproteobacteria bacterium, one genomic window encodes:
- a CDS encoding response regulator — MDRDQSLEEGISLPGKLSGVKAGKKLFQIQTEHVTSPSNHVITIVIFDGKVVMKRKSDSAERLKSRELKSLIYEQHLSVEKEVTEKVEGLIKKKGRPFSVLVVEPSHMLLNVTKRNLTKAGFFVVTANEACKAIELMHTRLYNLIISSVELKGMDGLAFCKYVRESAFKETPFVLFSGKISEELFEKGMEVGVNYMLEKSVSPKGLTDEVKSIAMQHEFAKGLKCSMEGKLIEMNTRALVEKVVENRETGILSIINEAVEGHIHFKDGNIIDAFTVPERGKEAFFSLMSVETEGLYHFIPTENETEITITEDTEHLIKEINKNTALNSSQNESLS, encoded by the coding sequence GAAATTGTTCCAGATACAGACAGAGCATGTTACTTCTCCCTCAAATCACGTAATAACCATTGTGATATTTGACGGCAAAGTGGTCATGAAACGAAAAAGCGATTCAGCAGAACGCCTTAAATCCCGTGAATTGAAAAGTCTTATCTATGAACAGCATCTTTCCGTTGAAAAGGAAGTTACTGAAAAAGTGGAGGGCCTTATAAAGAAAAAGGGGCGGCCCTTTTCGGTTCTTGTGGTGGAGCCGAGCCACATGCTTCTAAACGTAACAAAACGCAACCTGACGAAGGCCGGTTTTTTTGTTGTTACGGCAAATGAAGCCTGTAAGGCGATAGAACTGATGCATACAAGGTTATACAACCTTATTATCTCTTCGGTGGAACTGAAAGGCATGGACGGGTTGGCTTTCTGCAAATATGTAAGGGAGAGCGCATTTAAAGAGACACCCTTTGTTCTCTTCTCCGGTAAAATCAGTGAGGAGCTTTTTGAGAAGGGAATGGAGGTGGGCGTAAATTATATGCTGGAAAAAAGCGTCAGCCCGAAAGGATTAACGGATGAAGTCAAATCCATAGCGATGCAGCATGAATTTGCAAAAGGCCTTAAGTGCAGTATGGAGGGCAAGTTAATAGAAATGAATACCCGGGCGCTTGTTGAAAAGGTCGTCGAAAACCGTGAAACAGGCATACTGTCCATTATTAATGAGGCCGTTGAAGGACACATACATTTTAAGGACGGGAATATAATCGACGCCTTTACAGTACCTGAGAGAGGGAAAGAGGCTTTTTTCAGTCTCATGTCGGTAGAGACGGAAGGCCTGTATCACTTCATCCCCACTGAAAATGAAACAGAGATTACTATTACTGAAGATACGGAGCACCTTATTAAGGAAATAAATAAAAATACCGCTTTAAACAGTTCGCAAAATGAAAGCCTGAGCTAA